Proteins found in one Chaetodon auriga isolate fChaAug3 chromosome 12, fChaAug3.hap1, whole genome shotgun sequence genomic segment:
- the ptprsb gene encoding receptor-type tyrosine-protein phosphatase S isoform X7 yields MPLPRTAGLLAQSRRPTLGLRLRSSPLCLLLSSIILLTSPLSSVCGALAPPKFTKIPTDQIGVSGGVASFVCQATGNPKPVVYWNKKGKKVNSQRIETVEFDEGAGAVLRIQPLRAPRDENIYECVARNSEGEVSVTAKLAIIREDLLPFGFPSIDMGPQLKVVERTRTATMLCAASGIPDPEISWFKDFLPVDPSASQGRIKQLRSGALQIENSEETDQGKYECVATNSQGVRYSSPANLYVRVRRVPPRFSILPSNHEIMPGGSVNITCVAVGSPMPYVKWMLGSEDLTPEDEMPIGRNVLELNGVRESANYTCVAMSSLGIIEATAQVLVKTLPKPPGTPIVTETTATSVTITWDSGNPDPVSYYIIQYRAKGPDSKYETVDSITTTRYSIGGLYPNTEYEIRVSAFNSIGQGPSSTRVEARTGEQAPASPPRNVQAHIISQNTVMVRWEEPEEPNGQVKGYRVYYTMDPSRPMNEWQIHNVQDSVITTIQNLITSETYTIQVLAFTSVGDGPFSDPVHVKVLPGVPGQPGKFKVGRVTDTSIELTWEPAYTKEGIVNYELLYKPVRFGSLEKLTFGPRNSYTVEGLKANTEYSFSLAAISSKGIGAFTNELVQRTSQANVPRNFSVNLATKTSVLLTWEFPESSNPYRFTVEYNRQKMEVDARLRKAVIPNLQPDTSYDFKITAPEGNMGGLRHRISAKTSPPITIRRPEIDHTRDTETTVTIILPSLETRTPVKNVYVVVVPLRRARGVIRQLKSPDEMDLEELLKDISQRQRDSRQQKQVDLRRAYITARFTPATLPAFFTLGDQLDYGGFENRALDPGQEYVFFILAELNSTTGKMYVASLYTDPVIAPDSDPQPLDAGDGLIWVVGPVLAVVFIICIVIAILLYKNKPDSKRKDSEPGTKSLLSNAEMMAHHPTDPVEMRRINFQTPGMMSHPPIPISELAEHIELLKANDNLRLSQEYESIDPSQQFTWEHSNLEVNKPKNRYANVIAYDHTRVILAPIEGILGSDYINANYIDGYRKQNAYIATQGPLAETFGDFWRMVWEQRAASVVMMTRLEEKSRIKCDQYWPSRGTETYGMIQVTLLDTMELATFCVRTLSLHKSGSSERREVRQFQFTAWPDHGVPEYPTPFLNFLRRVKACNPPDAGPIIAHCSAGVGRTGCFIVIDAMLERIRHERTVDIYGHVTLMRSQRNYMVQTEDQYSFIHEALLEAVACGNTEVAARSLYSYMQKLSKVESGEHVTGMELEFKRLANTKAHTSRFVTANLPCNKFKNRLVNIMPYETTRVCLQPIRGLEGSDYINASYIDGYRQQRGYIATQGPLAETTEDFWRMLWEHNSTIVVMLTKLREMGREKCHQYWPAERSARYQYFVVDPMAEYNMPQYILREFKVTDARDGQSRTVRQFQFTDWPEQGVPKSGEGFIDFIGQVHKTKEQFGQDGPISVHCSAGVGRTGVFITLSIVLERMRYEGAVDIFQTVKMLRTQRPAMVQTEDEYQFCYQAALEYLGSFDHYAT; encoded by the exons AGGATCTGTTGCCGTTTGGCTTCCCCAGTATAGACATGGGTCCTCAGCTAAAAGTGGTGGAGCGCACGAGGACGGCGACCATGCTGTGCGCTGCCAGCGGCATCCCCGACCCGGAGATCTCCTGGTTCAAAGACTTCCTGCCTGTCGACCCGAGCGCCAGCCAGGGTCGCATCAAACAGCTCCGATCAG GAGCGTTGCAGATTGAGAACAGCGAGGAAACAGACCAAGGGAAGTACGAGTGCGTGGCCACCAACTCTCAAGGCGTGCGCTATTCCTCCCCCGCCAACCTATACGTGCGAG TGCGCCGCGTGCCCCCTCGTTTCTCCATCCTCCCCTCCAACCATGAGATCATGCCAGGAGGGAGCGTGAATATCACCTGCGTGGCCGTGGGTTCGCCCATGCCATACGTCAAGTGGATGCTGGGCAGCGAGGACCTGACCCCCGAGGATGAAATGCCGATTGGACGGAACGTGCTGGAGCTCAATGGTGTCCGGGAGTCTGCAAACTACACCTGTGTGGCTATGAGCAGTCTGGGTATTATTGAGGCCACTGCTCAGGTCTTAGTTAAGA CTTTGCCAAAGCCTCCCGGCACACCCATCGTCACCGAGACCACCGCCACTAGTGTGACCATCACCTGGGACTCCGGGAACCCAGACCCTGTCTCATACTACATCATTCAGTACCGAGCCAAAGGGCCTGACAGCAAGTACGAGACAGTGGACAGCATCACCACCACCCGCTACAGCATCGGGGGACTGTACCCCAACACTGAGTATGAAATCAGAGTATCGGCCTTCAATAGCATCGGCCAGGGGCCCTCCTCTACGCGCGTGGAAGCCCGTACAGGAGAGCAGGCCCCGGCTAGCCCTCCACGAAATGTCCAGGCCCACATTATTTCACAGAACACGGTGATGGTCCGCTGGGAGGAGCCGGAGGAACCAAATGGACAG GTGAAAGGCTATCGCGTGTACTACACCATGGACCCGTCCCGACCAATGAATGAGTGGCAGATCCACAACGTCCAGGACAGCGTCATCACCACCATTCAGAACCTCATCACCTCGGAGACCTACACCATCCAGGTCCTGGCCTTCACCTCAGTAGGGGACGGACCCTTCTCAGACCCCGTCCATGTTAAAGTCTTGCctggag TCCCAGGTCAGCCAGGGAAGTTTAAGGTCGGTAGGGTGACGGACACCAGCATCGAGCTCACCTGGGAACCCGCTTACACCAAGGAGGGCATCGTCAACTATGAGCTTCTCTACAAACCTGTCAGGTTTGGCAGTTTG GAGAAGCTGACCTTTGGGCCCAGAAATTCTTACACAGTGGAAGGTCTGAAAGCGAACACCGAGTACTCATTCTCTCTGGCCGCCATCTCAAGCAAAGGCATCGGAGCTTTCACCAATGAACTGGTGCAGAGGACGTCACAAGCCA ATGTGCCGAGGAATTTTTCAGTTAATCTGGCCACTAAGACCAGTGTTCTTCTGACCTGGGAGTTTCCAGAGAGCAGCAACCCCTACCGCTTTACT GTGGAGTATAATCGACAGAAGATGGAGGTGGACGCTCGTCTGAGAAAGGCAGTCATCCCAAACCTTCAGCCTGACACCAGCTATGACTTTAAGATCACTGCCCCAGAGGGCAACATGGGAGGCCTTCGACACCGCATCTCTGCCAAGACCTCCCCACCAATCACCATCCGCCGCCCTGAGATCGACCACACCCGTGACACTGAGACCACAGTCACCATAATCCTGCCATCGCTGGAGACTCGCACTCCTGTCAA GAATGTCTATGTTGTTGTGGTTCCCCTGAGGAGAGCCCGCGGCGTCATCAGACAACTCAAGAGCCCAGATGAAATGGACCTAGAGGAG CTGTTAAAAGACATCAGTCAAAGGCAGAGGGATTCTCGGCAGCAGAAGCAGGTGGACCTGCGCCGGGCTTACATCACGGCCCGTTTCACACCTGCCACCTTGCCGGCCTTTTTCACCCTGGGGGACCAGCTGGACTACGGAGGCTTTGAGAACCGAGCGCTAGACCCAGGCCAGGAGTACGTCTTCTTCATCCTGGCGGAGCTCAACTCCACAACCGGG AAAATGTATGTGGCCAGCCTCTACACAGACCCCGTGATCGCCCCAGATTCGGACCCCCAGCCCCTCGACGCAGGCGATGGTCTGATCTGGGTGGTTGGACCTGTCCTGGCTGTGGTCTTCATCATCTGCATCGTCATCGCTATCCTCCTTTACAAAAA CAAACCTGACAG CAAGCGCAAGGACTCTGAACCTGGAACCAAGAGTCTTCTGAGCAATGCAGAGATGATGGCCCATCACCCAACGGACCCTGTGGAGATGAGACGCATCAACTTCCAGACTCCCG GAATGATGAGCCATCCTCCCATCCCCATCAGCGAGCTCGCTGAGCACATCGAGCTGCTGAAAGCTAACGACAACCTGAGACTCTCTCAGGAGTACGAG TCCATCGACCCTAGTCAGCAGTTCACCTGGGAGCATTCAAACCTAGAGGTCAACAAGCCCAAAAACCGCTATGCTAATGTCATAGCGTACGACCACACCAGGGTCATCCTGGCTCCGATAGAAG GCATCCTGGGGAGCGACTACATCAACGCCAACTACATTGATGGCTACAGGAAGCAGAATGCCTACATCGCCACGCAGGGGCCGCTGGCGGAGACGTTTGGGGACTTCTGGAGGATGGTGTGGGAGCAGCGGGCCGCCTCTGTTGTCATGATGACGCGCCTTGAGGAGAAGTCAAGG ATAAAGTGTGACCAGTACTGGCCAAGTCGCGGCACAGAGACGTACGGGATGATCCAGGTCACCCTGCTGGACACAATGGAGCTGGCCACTTTCTGTGTTCGCACCCTCTCCCTGCATAAG AGTGGCAGCAGTGAACGGAGAGAAGTGCGTCAGTTCCAGTTTACGGCCTGGCCAGATCACGGCGTGCCAGAGTATCCCACCCCCTTCCTCAACTTCCTCCGCAGGGTCAAAGCCTGCAACCCCCCGGATGCCGGACCTATCATCGCTCACTGCAG TGCTGGTGTTGGTCGCACTGGCTGTTTTATCGTCATCGACGCCATGCTGGAGCGCATTCGCCACGAGCGCACCGTGGACATCTACGGTCATGTGACCCTGATGCGCTCACAGAGGAACTACATGGTGCAGACGGAGGACCAGTACAGCTTCATCCATGAGGCCCTGCTGGAGGCTGTGGCCTGCGGGAACACCGAGGTGGCTGCCAGGAGTCTGTACTCCTACATGCAGAAGCTGTCCAAGGTGGAGAGCGGGGAGCACGTCACCGGCATGGAGCTGGAGTTCAAG CGACTGGCTAATACCAAAGCTCACACGTCCCGGTTCGTCACAGCCAACCTGCCTTGCAACAAATTCAAGAACCGACTGGTCAACATCATGCCCTATGAAACCACCCGCGTCtgcctgcagccaatcagaggcctgGAGGGCTCAGACTACATCAATGCCAGCTACATAGACGGATACAG gcagcAGAGAGGCTACATTGCGACGCAGGGTCCACTGGCTGAGACTACGGAGGACTTCTGGAGGATGCTGTGGGAACACAACTCCACTATAGTGGTCATGCTCACTAAACTGAGAGAAATGGGACGG GAGAAGTGTCACCAGTACTGGCCCGCTGAGCGCTCTGCCAGGTACCAGTACTTCGTGGTGGACCCCATGGCTGAGTACAACATGCCTCAGTACATCCTCCGGGAGTTCAAAGTTACGGATGCCAGG GATGGCCAATCACGGACAGTGCGTCAGTTCCAGTTCACTGATTGGCCCGAGCAAGGCGTGCCCAAATCTGGGGAGGGCTTCATCGATTTCATCGGCCAAGTGCACAAAACCAAGGAGCAGTTTGGCCAGGATGGACCAATCAGCGTTCACTGCAG TGCTGGCGTGGGGCGGACAGGTGTCTTCATCACTCTGAGTATTGTCCTGGAGAGGATGCGTTACGAAGGGGCGGTGGACATCTTCCAGACTGTCAAAATGCTGCGTACACAGAGACCAGCCATGGTGCAGACTGAG GATGAGTACCAGTTCTGCTACCAGGCTGCCCTTGAGTACCTGGGTAGCTTTGACCACTATGCAACGTAA
- the ptprsb gene encoding receptor-type tyrosine-protein phosphatase S isoform X3, with protein sequence MPLPRTAGLLAQSRRPTLGLRLRSSPLCLLLSSIILLTSPLSSVCGALAPPKFTKIPTDQIGVSGGVASFVCQATGNPKPVVYWNKKGKKVNSQRIETVEFDEGAGAVLRIQPLRAPRDENIYECVARNSEGEVSVTAKLAIIREDLLPFGFPSIDMGPQLKVVERTRTATMLCAASGIPDPEISWFKDFLPVDPSASQGRIKQLRSGALQIENSEETDQGKYECVATNSQGVRYSSPANLYVRGATDTLRRVPPRFSILPSNHEIMPGGSVNITCVAVGSPMPYVKWMLGSEDLTPEDEMPIGRNVLELNGVRESANYTCVAMSSLGIIEATAQVLVKTLPKPPGTPIVTETTATSVTITWDSGNPDPVSYYIIQYRAKGPDSKYETVDSITTTRYSIGGLYPNTEYEIRVSAFNSIGQGPSSTRVEARTGEQAPASPPRNVQAHIISQNTVMVRWEEPEEPNGQVKGYRVYYTMDPSRPMNEWQIHNVQDSVITTIQNLITSETYTIQVLAFTSVGDGPFSDPVHVKVLPGVPGQPGKFKVGRVTDTSIELTWEPAYTKEGIVNYELLYKPVRFGSLEKLTFGPRNSYTVEGLKANTEYSFSLAAISSKGIGAFTNELVQRTSQANVPRNFSVNLATKTSVLLTWEFPESSNPYRFTVEYNRQKMEVDARLRKAVIPNLQPDTSYDFKITAPEGNMGGLRHRISAKTSPPITIRRPEIDHTRDTETTVTIILPSLETRTPVKNVYVVVVPLRRARGVIRQLKSPDEMDLEELLKDISQRQRDSRQQKQVDLRRAYITARFTPATLPAFFTLGDQLDYGGFENRALDPGQEYVFFILAELNSTTGKMYVASLYTDPVIAPDSDPQPLDAGDGLIWVVGPVLAVVFIICIVIAILLYKNSKPDSKRKDSEPGTKSLLSNAEMMAHHPTDPVEMRRINFQTPGMMSHPPIPISELAEHIELLKANDNLRLSQEYESIDPSQQFTWEHSNLEVNKPKNRYANVIAYDHTRVILAPIEGILGSDYINANYIDGYRKQNAYIATQGPLAETFGDFWRMVWEQRAASVVMMTRLEEKSRIKCDQYWPSRGTETYGMIQVTLLDTMELATFCVRTLSLHKSGSSERREVRQFQFTAWPDHGVPEYPTPFLNFLRRVKACNPPDAGPIIAHCSAGVGRTGCFIVIDAMLERIRHERTVDIYGHVTLMRSQRNYMVQTEDQYSFIHEALLEAVACGNTEVAARSLYSYMQKLSKVESGEHVTGMELEFKRLANTKAHTSRFVTANLPCNKFKNRLVNIMPYETTRVCLQPIRGLEGSDYINASYIDGYRQQRGYIATQGPLAETTEDFWRMLWEHNSTIVVMLTKLREMGREKCHQYWPAERSARYQYFVVDPMAEYNMPQYILREFKVTDARDGQSRTVRQFQFTDWPEQGVPKSGEGFIDFIGQVHKTKEQFGQDGPISVHCSAGVGRTGVFITLSIVLERMRYEGAVDIFQTVKMLRTQRPAMVQTEDEYQFCYQAALEYLGSFDHYAT encoded by the exons AGGATCTGTTGCCGTTTGGCTTCCCCAGTATAGACATGGGTCCTCAGCTAAAAGTGGTGGAGCGCACGAGGACGGCGACCATGCTGTGCGCTGCCAGCGGCATCCCCGACCCGGAGATCTCCTGGTTCAAAGACTTCCTGCCTGTCGACCCGAGCGCCAGCCAGGGTCGCATCAAACAGCTCCGATCAG GAGCGTTGCAGATTGAGAACAGCGAGGAAACAGACCAAGGGAAGTACGAGTGCGTGGCCACCAACTCTCAAGGCGTGCGCTATTCCTCCCCCGCCAACCTATACGTGCGAG GAGCGACAGACACAT TGCGCCGCGTGCCCCCTCGTTTCTCCATCCTCCCCTCCAACCATGAGATCATGCCAGGAGGGAGCGTGAATATCACCTGCGTGGCCGTGGGTTCGCCCATGCCATACGTCAAGTGGATGCTGGGCAGCGAGGACCTGACCCCCGAGGATGAAATGCCGATTGGACGGAACGTGCTGGAGCTCAATGGTGTCCGGGAGTCTGCAAACTACACCTGTGTGGCTATGAGCAGTCTGGGTATTATTGAGGCCACTGCTCAGGTCTTAGTTAAGA CTTTGCCAAAGCCTCCCGGCACACCCATCGTCACCGAGACCACCGCCACTAGTGTGACCATCACCTGGGACTCCGGGAACCCAGACCCTGTCTCATACTACATCATTCAGTACCGAGCCAAAGGGCCTGACAGCAAGTACGAGACAGTGGACAGCATCACCACCACCCGCTACAGCATCGGGGGACTGTACCCCAACACTGAGTATGAAATCAGAGTATCGGCCTTCAATAGCATCGGCCAGGGGCCCTCCTCTACGCGCGTGGAAGCCCGTACAGGAGAGCAGGCCCCGGCTAGCCCTCCACGAAATGTCCAGGCCCACATTATTTCACAGAACACGGTGATGGTCCGCTGGGAGGAGCCGGAGGAACCAAATGGACAG GTGAAAGGCTATCGCGTGTACTACACCATGGACCCGTCCCGACCAATGAATGAGTGGCAGATCCACAACGTCCAGGACAGCGTCATCACCACCATTCAGAACCTCATCACCTCGGAGACCTACACCATCCAGGTCCTGGCCTTCACCTCAGTAGGGGACGGACCCTTCTCAGACCCCGTCCATGTTAAAGTCTTGCctggag TCCCAGGTCAGCCAGGGAAGTTTAAGGTCGGTAGGGTGACGGACACCAGCATCGAGCTCACCTGGGAACCCGCTTACACCAAGGAGGGCATCGTCAACTATGAGCTTCTCTACAAACCTGTCAGGTTTGGCAGTTTG GAGAAGCTGACCTTTGGGCCCAGAAATTCTTACACAGTGGAAGGTCTGAAAGCGAACACCGAGTACTCATTCTCTCTGGCCGCCATCTCAAGCAAAGGCATCGGAGCTTTCACCAATGAACTGGTGCAGAGGACGTCACAAGCCA ATGTGCCGAGGAATTTTTCAGTTAATCTGGCCACTAAGACCAGTGTTCTTCTGACCTGGGAGTTTCCAGAGAGCAGCAACCCCTACCGCTTTACT GTGGAGTATAATCGACAGAAGATGGAGGTGGACGCTCGTCTGAGAAAGGCAGTCATCCCAAACCTTCAGCCTGACACCAGCTATGACTTTAAGATCACTGCCCCAGAGGGCAACATGGGAGGCCTTCGACACCGCATCTCTGCCAAGACCTCCCCACCAATCACCATCCGCCGCCCTGAGATCGACCACACCCGTGACACTGAGACCACAGTCACCATAATCCTGCCATCGCTGGAGACTCGCACTCCTGTCAA GAATGTCTATGTTGTTGTGGTTCCCCTGAGGAGAGCCCGCGGCGTCATCAGACAACTCAAGAGCCCAGATGAAATGGACCTAGAGGAG CTGTTAAAAGACATCAGTCAAAGGCAGAGGGATTCTCGGCAGCAGAAGCAGGTGGACCTGCGCCGGGCTTACATCACGGCCCGTTTCACACCTGCCACCTTGCCGGCCTTTTTCACCCTGGGGGACCAGCTGGACTACGGAGGCTTTGAGAACCGAGCGCTAGACCCAGGCCAGGAGTACGTCTTCTTCATCCTGGCGGAGCTCAACTCCACAACCGGG AAAATGTATGTGGCCAGCCTCTACACAGACCCCGTGATCGCCCCAGATTCGGACCCCCAGCCCCTCGACGCAGGCGATGGTCTGATCTGGGTGGTTGGACCTGTCCTGGCTGTGGTCTTCATCATCTGCATCGTCATCGCTATCCTCCTTTACAAAAA CAGCAAACCTGACAG CAAGCGCAAGGACTCTGAACCTGGAACCAAGAGTCTTCTGAGCAATGCAGAGATGATGGCCCATCACCCAACGGACCCTGTGGAGATGAGACGCATCAACTTCCAGACTCCCG GAATGATGAGCCATCCTCCCATCCCCATCAGCGAGCTCGCTGAGCACATCGAGCTGCTGAAAGCTAACGACAACCTGAGACTCTCTCAGGAGTACGAG TCCATCGACCCTAGTCAGCAGTTCACCTGGGAGCATTCAAACCTAGAGGTCAACAAGCCCAAAAACCGCTATGCTAATGTCATAGCGTACGACCACACCAGGGTCATCCTGGCTCCGATAGAAG GCATCCTGGGGAGCGACTACATCAACGCCAACTACATTGATGGCTACAGGAAGCAGAATGCCTACATCGCCACGCAGGGGCCGCTGGCGGAGACGTTTGGGGACTTCTGGAGGATGGTGTGGGAGCAGCGGGCCGCCTCTGTTGTCATGATGACGCGCCTTGAGGAGAAGTCAAGG ATAAAGTGTGACCAGTACTGGCCAAGTCGCGGCACAGAGACGTACGGGATGATCCAGGTCACCCTGCTGGACACAATGGAGCTGGCCACTTTCTGTGTTCGCACCCTCTCCCTGCATAAG AGTGGCAGCAGTGAACGGAGAGAAGTGCGTCAGTTCCAGTTTACGGCCTGGCCAGATCACGGCGTGCCAGAGTATCCCACCCCCTTCCTCAACTTCCTCCGCAGGGTCAAAGCCTGCAACCCCCCGGATGCCGGACCTATCATCGCTCACTGCAG TGCTGGTGTTGGTCGCACTGGCTGTTTTATCGTCATCGACGCCATGCTGGAGCGCATTCGCCACGAGCGCACCGTGGACATCTACGGTCATGTGACCCTGATGCGCTCACAGAGGAACTACATGGTGCAGACGGAGGACCAGTACAGCTTCATCCATGAGGCCCTGCTGGAGGCTGTGGCCTGCGGGAACACCGAGGTGGCTGCCAGGAGTCTGTACTCCTACATGCAGAAGCTGTCCAAGGTGGAGAGCGGGGAGCACGTCACCGGCATGGAGCTGGAGTTCAAG CGACTGGCTAATACCAAAGCTCACACGTCCCGGTTCGTCACAGCCAACCTGCCTTGCAACAAATTCAAGAACCGACTGGTCAACATCATGCCCTATGAAACCACCCGCGTCtgcctgcagccaatcagaggcctgGAGGGCTCAGACTACATCAATGCCAGCTACATAGACGGATACAG gcagcAGAGAGGCTACATTGCGACGCAGGGTCCACTGGCTGAGACTACGGAGGACTTCTGGAGGATGCTGTGGGAACACAACTCCACTATAGTGGTCATGCTCACTAAACTGAGAGAAATGGGACGG GAGAAGTGTCACCAGTACTGGCCCGCTGAGCGCTCTGCCAGGTACCAGTACTTCGTGGTGGACCCCATGGCTGAGTACAACATGCCTCAGTACATCCTCCGGGAGTTCAAAGTTACGGATGCCAGG GATGGCCAATCACGGACAGTGCGTCAGTTCCAGTTCACTGATTGGCCCGAGCAAGGCGTGCCCAAATCTGGGGAGGGCTTCATCGATTTCATCGGCCAAGTGCACAAAACCAAGGAGCAGTTTGGCCAGGATGGACCAATCAGCGTTCACTGCAG TGCTGGCGTGGGGCGGACAGGTGTCTTCATCACTCTGAGTATTGTCCTGGAGAGGATGCGTTACGAAGGGGCGGTGGACATCTTCCAGACTGTCAAAATGCTGCGTACACAGAGACCAGCCATGGTGCAGACTGAG GATGAGTACCAGTTCTGCTACCAGGCTGCCCTTGAGTACCTGGGTAGCTTTGACCACTATGCAACGTAA